From Deinococcus sp. KSM4-11, a single genomic window includes:
- a CDS encoding bifunctional diguanylate cyclase/phosphodiesterase: MTGAGPESLRPYLGNLIYFPIYALSAALTLQTARRHTGPERRAWGWLALGIFSWGLGQMVYTCLYIATKTNPFPSLADVGYLALIPCFVLGIAHFPRLIHGRLQNASFLLDIMIVVLACGDLLWVLDVRATAEAYQGQAFALSIALAYPITDLALCALLLSLMLWRPRHLTVRQLGMLALGLGLFLLADLLYAYRTSKNLYELGQLLDTLWSWGAVCFGIAAFMGRVGAGTTHEASRTRTGPVRTGTEHLLLPNAAIVVVYAVFFMLHDPSLKNGVEINPTLAIVTLLVLLRQVLGLVDNTRLHRCLAYQAEHDHLTGLFNRVNLQRYLAESISTASHREQLVAVLFLDLDRMKLVNDSLGHPAGDHVLKEMAHRLVGTVGVGDILARVGGDEFVVVLTGLRHADEATRVAERILKAVSLPVTIEGQEVFLTASIGLTVCPTETHDADIALKQADIAMYQAKRHGKATWCWYDEQDTLTAVEQVRLDTHLRLALTRGEFEVHYQPIVRLVDGVVVGYEALLRWTSPVLGAVPPAKFIPVAEAHGLIDPLGDWVLHTALAQIRTWRNADWPTIYVTVNVSAMQFLREGFVASLVAILTERDLPGDALVLELTESALITDMTRSVATLRELSAFGIRVALDDFGTGYSSLSYLQQLPVQVLKVDRSFVKAMDTLNVTLVQAMVTMAHGLGLTVVAEGIEETGQSEILRTLGCDMGQGYLFGRPQPAMLLDRQRSESGRPETSALTLMVPVHRDDWAGDGR; the protein is encoded by the coding sequence ATGACCGGCGCTGGCCCGGAGTCTCTACGCCCCTATCTTGGCAACCTCATCTATTTCCCCATTTACGCACTTAGTGCTGCGCTCACTCTGCAGACCGCACGGCGGCATACGGGCCCCGAACGCCGGGCCTGGGGGTGGCTGGCTCTTGGGATTTTCAGTTGGGGTCTTGGACAGATGGTGTACACCTGCCTGTACATCGCGACGAAGACCAATCCGTTCCCATCCCTGGCTGACGTGGGGTATCTGGCCCTGATTCCCTGCTTCGTGTTGGGAATCGCGCACTTCCCACGCTTGATTCACGGCAGGCTGCAGAACGCCAGTTTCCTGCTTGACATCATGATCGTCGTGCTGGCGTGCGGGGACTTGCTGTGGGTACTCGATGTCCGGGCGACGGCCGAAGCCTACCAGGGACAGGCGTTCGCACTGTCGATTGCGCTCGCTTATCCGATCACGGATCTGGCCCTGTGCGCGCTGCTGCTCAGCTTGATGCTCTGGCGACCCCGGCACCTGACGGTTCGTCAACTGGGGATGCTGGCTCTGGGTCTCGGGCTTTTCCTCTTGGCGGATCTCCTTTACGCTTACCGCACCAGCAAAAACCTCTACGAACTGGGACAGCTCCTCGACACCCTGTGGTCGTGGGGCGCAGTGTGCTTCGGTATTGCTGCCTTTATGGGCCGGGTGGGCGCGGGTACCACGCATGAGGCCTCTAGGACGCGGACTGGGCCTGTGCGCACGGGCACAGAGCATCTCTTGCTACCCAACGCGGCCATAGTCGTGGTATATGCCGTGTTCTTCATGCTCCATGACCCCAGCTTGAAGAACGGGGTTGAGATCAATCCCACCCTGGCGATCGTCACCCTTCTCGTCCTCCTCCGCCAAGTGCTGGGCCTTGTGGACAATACACGCCTGCACCGCTGCCTGGCTTATCAAGCAGAACATGATCACCTGACGGGGCTGTTCAACCGGGTCAACCTCCAGCGCTACCTAGCCGAGTCAATTAGCACGGCCAGCCACCGTGAACAGCTTGTCGCCGTCCTATTCCTCGATCTTGACCGGATGAAGCTCGTCAACGATTCCCTCGGTCACCCCGCCGGAGACCACGTTCTTAAAGAGATGGCCCACCGGCTGGTTGGCACAGTCGGGGTCGGGGATATCTTGGCCCGCGTCGGTGGAGACGAATTCGTGGTGGTTCTGACGGGGCTGAGGCACGCAGATGAGGCCACACGAGTCGCTGAGCGTATCCTGAAAGCCGTTTCTCTCCCTGTAACGATTGAGGGACAGGAGGTTTTCCTGACAGCGAGCATTGGTCTCACGGTGTGCCCCACGGAGACGCACGACGCTGACATAGCCCTGAAACAGGCGGATATCGCGATGTACCAGGCCAAACGACACGGGAAGGCCACGTGGTGCTGGTACGACGAACAGGACACCCTGACGGCGGTTGAGCAAGTGCGTCTGGACACCCACCTCCGCCTGGCGCTCACCCGGGGTGAGTTTGAGGTTCATTACCAGCCCATTGTTCGACTTGTGGATGGAGTCGTGGTCGGGTACGAGGCGCTCCTGCGCTGGACGTCTCCAGTCCTTGGTGCTGTACCGCCGGCAAAATTTATTCCGGTGGCCGAAGCGCACGGATTGATTGACCCCTTGGGAGACTGGGTCTTGCACACCGCGTTGGCACAGATCAGAACGTGGCGTAACGCTGACTGGCCGACCATCTACGTTACGGTGAACGTCTCGGCCATGCAGTTCCTGCGTGAGGGCTTTGTAGCTAGCCTCGTGGCCATCCTCACCGAACGCGATCTCCCCGGGGACGCACTGGTGCTTGAACTGACGGAGAGCGCATTGATCACGGACATGACCCGTTCAGTGGCCACCTTGCGAGAACTCAGCGCCTTTGGCATCCGCGTGGCCTTGGACGATTTCGGCACGGGATATTCGAGTTTGAGCTACCTGCAACAGCTTCCGGTTCAGGTGTTGAAAGTGGATCGGTCATTCGTCAAGGCGATGGACACTCTCAACGTCACACTCGTGCAAGCCATGGTGACCATGGCACATGGGTTGGGCCTGACCGTAGTGGCCGAAGGCATCGAGGAGACCGGACAGTCCGAAATCCTGCGCACGTTGGGATGCGATATGGGACAGGGATACCTCTTTGGACGGCCACAACCGGCAATGTTGCTTGACCGGCAAAGGAGTGAGAGCGGTCGACCGGAGACCAGCGCCCTGACGCTGATGGTTCCGGTGCACCGCGATGACTGGGCTGGAGACGGCAGGTAG
- a CDS encoding IS6 family transposase has translation MTDPTPYRHRFPMTIIQHAVWLYHRFPLRYRDVQELLHQRGIEVSHETLREWCITFSDLFADDLRQREPRRGSRWLMDEVCTTVNGVRHWLWRAVDEHGFVLDILLQRHRDTKAAQTFLTRLLSEYDVPEVIHTDKLWRYGAALRERPVLHTVEHVQVVSTARCNNVIEQSHRSTRRHERQQQGFKRRKRVQEFLCLHASIENLHHHTRASVPASIRRNNQKQAFQTWSAVTAGVA, from the coding sequence GTGACTGATCCAACCCCTTACCGCCACCGATTCCCGATGACCATCATCCAGCACGCCGTCTGGCTGTACCACCGTTTCCCGTTGAGGTATCGAGACGTTCAGGAATTGCTCCACCAGCGCGGCATCGAGGTCAGTCACGAGACGCTGCGCGAATGGTGCATCACGTTCAGCGACCTGTTCGCAGATGACCTGCGCCAGCGGGAACCCCGACGGGGTTCCCGCTGGCTGATGGACGAGGTCTGTACGACGGTCAATGGCGTTCGACACTGGCTGTGGAGAGCGGTCGACGAACACGGCTTCGTGCTCGACATCTTGCTGCAGCGTCACCGCGATACCAAGGCGGCACAGACCTTCCTGACGCGCCTTCTGAGTGAATACGATGTGCCAGAGGTCATTCATACCGATAAGCTCTGGAGGTACGGCGCTGCCCTGCGGGAACGTCCTGTGCTCCACACTGTGGAGCATGTCCAGGTTGTCTCCACGGCGCGCTGCAACAATGTGATTGAGCAATCACACCGATCCACACGGCGTCATGAACGGCAACAACAGGGGTTCAAGCGACGAAAACGAGTGCAGGAATTCCTCTGCCTACACGCCAGCATCGAGAACCTCCACCACCACACACGAGCGAGCGTGCCCGCCTCCATCAGACGAAATAACCAAAAACAAGCGTTCCAGACGTGGTCAGCGGTCACGGCAGGGGTGGCCTGA
- a CDS encoding PxKF domain-containing protein, with protein sequence MSYSGGGQYIYVWKTDPSWSNTCRKLTVTLKDGSSQVAYFKFR encoded by the coding sequence CTGTCGTATTCCGGTGGCGGGCAGTACATCTACGTGTGGAAGACGGATCCCAGCTGGTCGAACACGTGCCGCAAGCTGACGGTGACGCTGAAGGATGGCAGCAGTCAGGTCGCGTACTTCAAGTTCCGCTGA
- a CDS encoding Cj0069 family protein, with the protein MMTPTIGMMISGQDDLARSVFTDEKYRALAEALGADGLRVESIVYNNARAEALRAPLQHLDALLVWVNPLENGEDRRVLDALLLEVSRAGVMVSTHPDTIQRIGTKRVLYETREMDWGSDVELYPDFSDFVTRFADSFAGSHSRVLKRFRGDGGNGIYKVSQVPGEDGLSVLHAHRGAEVEHLSAEAFYARFENLFAQGQPLINQAWNANITNGMVRCYLCGDRVAGFGYQEIIALYPSGAVPVMPSRRHYYSAQCGLFSDLKRLMEERWVGQLMQRCGVEADALPVLWDADFFIDDPYSRYPDKYTLCEINVSCVSPFPDSAIPEIGREVRRRVSGI; encoded by the coding sequence ATGATGACACCCACCATTGGGATGATGATCTCCGGTCAGGACGACCTGGCCCGCAGCGTCTTCACCGACGAGAAATACCGGGCGCTGGCCGAAGCACTTGGCGCTGACGGGCTGCGGGTCGAATCCATCGTCTACAACAACGCCCGCGCCGAGGCGTTGCGGGCACCGCTTCAGCACCTCGACGCCCTGCTGGTCTGGGTGAATCCACTTGAAAACGGCGAGGATCGCCGCGTCCTCGATGCGCTGTTGCTGGAGGTGAGCCGGGCCGGGGTCATGGTGAGCACCCACCCCGATACCATTCAGCGCATCGGAACCAAGCGGGTGCTGTACGAAACCCGCGAGATGGACTGGGGTTCCGACGTGGAGCTCTACCCCGACTTCTCAGATTTCGTCACGCGCTTCGCGGATTCCTTCGCAGGCTCGCACAGCCGTGTGCTCAAGCGCTTTCGCGGGGACGGTGGCAACGGGATTTACAAGGTGTCACAGGTGCCGGGAGAAGACGGACTGTCGGTGCTACACGCGCACCGTGGCGCGGAGGTCGAACATCTGAGCGCCGAGGCGTTCTATGCCCGGTTCGAGAACCTGTTCGCCCAGGGTCAGCCGCTGATCAACCAGGCCTGGAATGCCAACATCACCAACGGCATGGTGCGCTGCTACCTGTGCGGCGACCGGGTGGCCGGGTTCGGCTACCAGGAAATCATCGCCCTGTACCCGAGCGGCGCCGTCCCCGTGATGCCCAGCCGGCGCCACTACTATTCTGCGCAGTGTGGCCTGTTCAGCGATTTGAAGCGGCTGATGGAAGAACGCTGGGTGGGTCAGCTCATGCAGCGCTGCGGGGTCGAAGCGGATGCGCTGCCCGTGCTGTGGGACGCTGATTTCTTCATTGATGATCCGTATTCGCGGTATCCTGACAAGTACACCCTGTGCGAGATCAACGTGAGCTGCGTCTCGCCTTTTCCTGACAGCGCCATTCCCGAAATCGGACGCGAGGTGCGGCGGCGCGTTTCCGGCATCTAG
- a CDS encoding LuxR C-terminal-related transcriptional regulator, whose protein sequence is MTILPRTDPSRVAPPPLVGRAHELAVARELLTRPDLRMVSLRGPGGVGKTSLAQALLAEIFPTFDLGGCFVNLSIRRGEGQILPAIVQALHLPASPDPALDQLAAAIGHHSILLVLDNLEHLPSPESDLAALTERLPGARFLITSRRVLHLRGVQELPLGPLAVPREVAGAADSPAVQLFVERAQAVDPDFTLTPENAPVLSAICRVLEGLPLALELAAARLRAVDPNGLLGWLNAPLEVLTDGPVDDPPRRQSLRSAVRWSADLLTPVEREVFLACGAFLGGFTLEALEAVAGIDETRAVLIALVDHSLVQRAVGPEPRWRLLEPVREFAVEEAHASGQFERLADRHAHYYLALAERLTLTTTGLTPHAVAHLQADDANLHAALEHVITSGATEEAQRFVQALSNHWAGQGGLSSAVTLCRRVLALPGEGHTARRAEVLQLSAWLAIRDHQFGPAETWAREGLCTWQALGDTAGEASALATLADMLASQGQTAEGVRYFLQALTLAQVHNDLNLEAQTRHNVAVSLGQIGEYAAALEHLDRALEINTALEQPLGQAYTSALSARLHALNGDLEAGRIRLQRSWQVGRELNDRFFDVRLLYIAALLSQRRGHLILSVRLAAASVALQRRSDVRMPTPYERERTTLMADLRAAISESEFTAAWEAGTHAGPETVAADLDDAMQAAVPSALPTHHLTPRELEVLIRVSEGSSDKKIAQVLGISPGTVGKHVASLLGKLELHNRVELTRWAVDHHVTP, encoded by the coding sequence ATGACGATCCTTCCACGGACGGATCCCAGCCGTGTGGCCCCCCCGCCACTGGTCGGACGGGCGCACGAGCTCGCGGTAGCACGAGAACTCCTGACCCGCCCAGATCTTCGGATGGTCAGTCTCCGCGGCCCCGGCGGCGTGGGCAAGACCAGCCTGGCCCAGGCCCTGCTGGCGGAGATTTTCCCCACCTTCGACCTCGGCGGGTGCTTCGTGAACCTGTCTATCCGGCGTGGCGAGGGCCAGATCCTGCCGGCCATCGTGCAGGCCCTCCACCTGCCGGCCTCACCAGACCCAGCCCTGGATCAGCTCGCGGCCGCCATCGGACACCACTCGATCCTGCTGGTGCTCGATAACCTCGAACACCTGCCGAGCCCCGAGTCAGACCTCGCCGCCCTGACAGAACGCCTGCCTGGCGCGCGGTTCCTAATCACGAGTCGGCGTGTACTCCACTTGCGCGGCGTGCAGGAACTGCCCCTAGGCCCGCTCGCCGTGCCCAGGGAAGTCGCCGGCGCCGCCGACAGTCCCGCGGTTCAATTGTTCGTGGAGCGCGCGCAGGCGGTCGATCCCGACTTTACCTTGACCCCCGAGAACGCCCCGGTGCTCAGCGCCATCTGCAGGGTGCTGGAGGGTCTGCCACTGGCGCTGGAACTGGCCGCTGCACGCTTGCGCGCCGTGGATCCGAATGGCCTCCTGGGCTGGCTGAACGCTCCCCTCGAAGTGTTGACAGACGGCCCCGTCGATGACCCGCCCCGCCGGCAGTCCCTGCGGAGTGCCGTGCGCTGGAGTGCCGACCTGCTGACCCCGGTCGAGCGCGAGGTGTTCCTGGCCTGTGGGGCGTTCCTGGGTGGATTTACCCTCGAGGCCCTCGAGGCGGTGGCTGGCATTGACGAAACCCGGGCCGTGTTGATCGCGCTGGTCGATCACAGCCTGGTGCAGCGCGCGGTCGGGCCGGAGCCCCGCTGGCGGCTGCTGGAACCCGTGCGGGAGTTCGCCGTCGAGGAGGCACACGCCTCGGGTCAATTTGAACGGCTGGCTGACAGACATGCCCACTACTACCTGGCCCTGGCCGAGCGGCTCACCTTGACCACCACTGGTCTGACGCCGCACGCTGTGGCGCACCTGCAGGCAGATGATGCAAATCTGCACGCCGCGCTGGAACACGTCATCACCTCTGGTGCGACTGAGGAGGCGCAGCGCTTCGTCCAGGCCCTCAGCAACCATTGGGCGGGCCAGGGAGGTCTGTCCAGTGCCGTGACCCTCTGCCGTCGGGTACTGGCCTTGCCAGGCGAGGGCCACACGGCGCGGAGAGCTGAAGTACTCCAGCTCTCCGCGTGGCTGGCGATCCGCGACCACCAGTTCGGCCCGGCGGAGACCTGGGCTCGGGAAGGTCTCTGCACGTGGCAGGCCCTCGGGGATACAGCTGGGGAAGCCTCCGCCCTCGCCACGCTCGCCGATATGCTCGCCAGTCAGGGACAGACCGCTGAAGGCGTCCGGTACTTCCTGCAGGCCCTGACCCTGGCCCAGGTGCACAACGACCTGAACCTGGAGGCCCAGACGCGTCACAACGTGGCCGTCTCGCTCGGCCAGATCGGTGAGTACGCCGCCGCCCTAGAACACCTCGATCGGGCCTTGGAGATCAACACGGCCCTGGAGCAACCGCTCGGTCAGGCCTACACCAGTGCCCTCAGCGCGCGGCTGCACGCCCTGAACGGTGACCTGGAGGCTGGCCGGATCCGCCTGCAGCGCAGCTGGCAGGTGGGCCGGGAGTTAAATGACCGCTTCTTTGACGTCCGCTTGTTGTATATCGCGGCCCTGCTCTCCCAGCGGCGGGGCCACCTGATCCTGTCAGTGCGGCTGGCGGCAGCCAGTGTTGCCCTCCAGCGGCGCTCCGATGTTCGAATGCCGACACCCTATGAACGCGAACGCACGACCCTGATGGCCGACCTGCGCGCCGCAATCTCTGAATCCGAGTTCACGGCGGCGTGGGAGGCAGGGACACACGCCGGCCCCGAAACCGTCGCTGCCGATCTCGACGACGCCATGCAGGCGGCGGTGCCCAGCGCGCTGCCGACGCATCACCTGACTCCCCGTGAACTGGAGGTACTGATTAGGGTGAGCGAGGGGAGCAGCGACAAAAAGATCGCGCAGGTACTGGGCATCAGTCCGGGTACCGTGGGGAAGCATGTGGCCAGCCTGCTTGGCAAACTGGAGCTGCACAACCGCGTGGAACTCACCCGCTGGGCCGTCGATCATCACGTGACCCCCTGA
- a CDS encoding IS6 family transposase: MSGHKLPGYRFPLEVIGYAVWLYHRFTLSYRDVEELLLERGIAVTRGSIRTWCIKFSDLFAQGLRHREPRRGSRWYLDEMYMDVGGVTHWLWRAVDEHGAVLDVFLQRHRDTEAAKSFFVRLLGEYGVPVTVHTDKLWSYGAALRELPVLHAVEHVQVVTARCNNLIEQSHRPTRRQERQQCGFRSRPRAQGFLNLHARITNLHHPASCTVPAHHRPYQQKQAFDIWRTVVQEAA; encoded by the coding sequence TTGAGTGGTCACAAGCTCCCCGGCTACCGGTTCCCGCTTGAGGTCATCGGGTATGCCGTGTGGCTCTACCACCGATTTACGCTGAGTTATCGGGACGTCGAAGAACTCTTGCTGGAACGAGGAATTGCCGTCACCCGCGGATCCATTCGCACGTGGTGCATCAAGTTCAGCGATCTGTTTGCCCAGGGACTGCGCCACCGGGAACCCCGACGGGGTTCCCGGTGGTATCTCGACGAAATGTACATGGACGTCGGGGGCGTTACACACTGGTTGTGGCGAGCCGTCGATGAACACGGTGCAGTGCTGGACGTGTTCCTTCAGCGCCACCGGGACACTGAAGCGGCCAAGTCCTTCTTCGTCCGGCTGCTGGGTGAATATGGCGTCCCCGTCACGGTGCACACCGACAAGCTGTGGAGTTACGGTGCCGCTCTTCGCGAGCTTCCTGTGCTCCACGCTGTGGAGCACGTCCAGGTTGTCACGGCCCGTTGCAACAACCTGATTGAGCAGTCCCATCGTCCCACACGCCGACAGGAGCGTCAGCAATGCGGGTTCAGGTCACGACCACGAGCACAAGGGTTCCTCAACCTGCACGCTCGCATCACGAATCTGCACCATCCGGCCAGTTGCACCGTTCCCGCTCATCATCGTCCTTACCAGCAGAAACAGGCGTTCGACATCTGGCGCACAGTGGTACAGGAAGCGGCCTGA
- a CDS encoding family 43 glycosylhydrolase yields the protein MKRCCTAPTLLTTTMLLTLTLPGSGHAGGGSGPRTYTNPLDVSGPQEVVSCPDPSILGSRIPGDTHWYAYCTSDPHSDAENNGIGNYPIHPITMLRSADLTHWELIGDALPDKLKWASDQAFLWAPEIVAWPDGTYHLYYAVSQTLSGGSAIGVAVSASPTGPWVDSGRPVVEPQGELAVLDPAVVAGSSGRHSLYFGSFRSGIAVRELSPDGLRSDPKTQIRVAAPSGPTGFGGPEVVRHGNYYYLFGASSPCCAGPMTGNGVFVGRSTSPTGPFLDRTGRDLNATWAGGTPVVLNNGGRWVGPGMGSVFSDAAGRDWLLYHAIDQREPYFEQQTQISKRHLMLDPVDWVGGWPTVRNGHGPSDGPQPAPVVRPGDLETQASAPLRPDRPGAAISARSDEFSGTRLGPQWRWVRPPAPAGFSVAGGAFSLTSTPGDLMDGTAPALLETAPTGDYVVETRLNFPLPEGAAPDGVEAGLVVYWDDHNFVRLTVGALGTVRVAAFYKATTAGTDRGFPSISYGLAGSASPTTWLRIVKRTVKGEGQYTAYVSTDSRNWERGGTWTLDPGGKARVGLVALSGAGYPAHFAYLRVSQLSP from the coding sequence ATGAAACGCTGCTGCACCGCTCCCACCCTCCTCACCACCACGATGCTGCTGACCCTAACGCTGCCCGGCAGCGGGCACGCTGGGGGCGGATCGGGGCCTCGCACCTACACGAACCCACTCGACGTCAGCGGCCCGCAAGAGGTCGTTAGCTGCCCCGACCCGTCCATCCTCGGTTCGCGTATCCCTGGCGACACCCACTGGTACGCCTACTGCACGAGTGATCCTCACAGCGACGCCGAAAACAACGGCATTGGAAATTACCCCATTCACCCCATCACGATGTTACGCAGTGCCGACCTCACCCACTGGGAATTGATAGGGGACGCGCTTCCTGACAAGCTGAAGTGGGCGTCAGACCAGGCGTTCCTCTGGGCGCCAGAGATCGTCGCCTGGCCGGACGGCACGTACCACCTCTACTACGCCGTGTCCCAGACGCTGAGCGGTGGCTCGGCCATTGGAGTCGCCGTGAGCGCCAGCCCGACTGGCCCCTGGGTCGATAGCGGTCGCCCGGTCGTGGAGCCTCAGGGAGAATTAGCGGTGCTGGATCCGGCGGTAGTCGCAGGCAGCAGCGGGCGGCACTCCCTGTATTTCGGCTCCTTCCGGAGCGGAATAGCCGTCCGCGAGTTGTCCCCCGACGGCCTACGCAGTGATCCCAAGACCCAGATCCGGGTGGCCGCCCCCTCCGGCCCAACCGGATTCGGGGGCCCAGAGGTCGTGAGGCACGGGAACTACTACTACCTCTTCGGGGCGAGCAGTCCCTGCTGCGCCGGGCCCATGACTGGAAACGGCGTCTTTGTCGGCCGCTCCACCTCACCGACCGGCCCCTTCCTCGACAGGACGGGACGGGATCTGAACGCCACTTGGGCAGGGGGCACACCAGTCGTACTGAACAACGGTGGCCGCTGGGTCGGCCCCGGGATGGGGAGCGTCTTCAGTGACGCTGCCGGGCGCGACTGGTTGCTCTACCACGCCATCGACCAGCGCGAGCCGTACTTTGAGCAGCAGACACAGATCAGCAAGCGGCACCTGATGCTCGACCCCGTGGACTGGGTCGGCGGGTGGCCGACCGTGCGGAACGGGCATGGCCCCTCGGACGGCCCGCAGCCAGCTCCAGTGGTCAGGCCGGGAGATCTCGAGACCCAGGCTTCTGCCCCTCTGCGGCCTGACCGGCCAGGTGCCGCCATCTCCGCGCGCTCGGATGAATTCTCAGGAACCCGCCTTGGCCCGCAGTGGCGGTGGGTGCGCCCACCCGCGCCAGCCGGCTTCAGCGTGGCCGGAGGGGCATTTAGCCTTACGAGTACGCCGGGTGACCTCATGGATGGGACGGCGCCTGCCCTGCTGGAGACTGCACCCACAGGCGACTACGTGGTTGAGACGCGGCTGAATTTTCCGCTTCCTGAAGGCGCCGCTCCGGACGGAGTCGAGGCTGGCCTGGTGGTGTACTGGGATGACCATAATTTCGTGCGGCTGACCGTCGGCGCCCTGGGCACGGTACGTGTGGCGGCATTCTACAAGGCGACCACAGCTGGAACAGACCGGGGGTTCCCGTCTATCAGCTATGGGCTGGCCGGTTCCGCCTCTCCCACCACGTGGTTGCGCATCGTGAAGCGGACGGTAAAGGGCGAGGGGCAGTACACGGCTTACGTGAGCACGGATAGCCGGAACTGGGAGCGGGGCGGTACGTGGACGCTCGACCCGGGTGGAAAGGCGAGGGTCGGGCTGGTCGCACTCTCCGGCGCCGGGTACCCGGCCCATTTCGCTTACCTGCGCGTGTCCCAGCTCTCCCCCTGA